The proteins below are encoded in one region of Nitrospira sp.:
- a CDS encoding hypothetical protein (possible pseudo, internal stop codon, frameshifted) — translation MTPRLHGIHHSIVPSETNSNWSSGLTVWDRLHGTLRTDIPQDAITIGVPGYRTFDDVRLGRLIRLPYSDKDPAAQVVARL, via the coding sequence ATGACGCCGCGGCTGCACGGCATTCATCATTCGATCGTGCCGAGCGAAACGAACTCGAACTGGTCCAGCGGTTTGACGGTGTGGGATCGCCTCCACGGGACCCTCCGGACGGACATCCCTCAGGACGCCATCACAATCGGCGTTCCGGGATATCGGACGTTTGACGACGTTCGGTTAGGGAGGCTGATCCGACTACCCTACTCGGATAAAGACCCCGCCGCTCAAGTGGTCGCCCGACTGTGA
- the degQ gene encoding peptidase — protein sequence MTLSILIRLTRLSGMIFLGVLLAFPVHAQAPVTASAEPPGLRMLEEIQTVITDLAERTKPSVVNIFPIQQVPGTQEFRSDRGQNSTGSGSGVIVDGQGHIVTNNHVVGDAAEVEVRLFDRTKMVAQVVGRDPDTDLAVLKVTSSRPLAHARIGDSSTVRVGQWVLAVGNPFGLEQTVTLGVVSGIGRENINLSRYENFIQTDASINPGNSGGPLFNLRGEVIGINTAIINFAQGIGFAIPSNMAKQVVNQLLTKGRVVRAWLGVGIQPLTPELAKKFGVDDAAGVLVNEVFEGDPASEFGIHPGDVITKVDGKPVDSPNRLSRMVATMDPGTWTQVEVVRDGNRVEFKVALSERRDQAVVASLPMTHTDGKLGLDVQDLNAALAEKFKLKETRGVLVSKVDPGTLAYAEGLRAGDLITEVNRVDVHSTGEFSAAVGKTRRGDSLLLRVIRESRAFYVVLKTG from the coding sequence ATGACCCTATCGATTCTGATCAGGTTGACACGGCTGTCGGGCATGATCTTCCTGGGGGTGCTTTTGGCGTTCCCGGTGCACGCGCAAGCGCCGGTCACTGCCTCAGCTGAGCCGCCTGGCCTCCGCATGTTGGAAGAAATCCAGACCGTTATTACCGATCTCGCCGAGCGTACGAAGCCCTCCGTGGTCAATATTTTCCCCATTCAGCAGGTCCCTGGCACCCAGGAGTTCCGGAGCGACCGAGGACAGAATTCGACCGGATCGGGTTCGGGCGTCATCGTGGATGGGCAGGGCCATATCGTCACGAACAACCATGTGGTGGGAGATGCAGCCGAGGTAGAAGTCCGACTCTTCGATCGAACCAAGATGGTGGCCCAGGTGGTAGGGCGAGACCCGGATACGGACTTAGCCGTGCTCAAGGTCACCTCGTCTCGACCGCTCGCCCATGCCAGGATCGGCGATTCATCCACCGTGCGCGTCGGACAGTGGGTCTTGGCTGTCGGCAATCCGTTCGGCCTGGAGCAAACGGTTACCCTCGGGGTCGTCAGCGGAATTGGTCGCGAGAACATCAACCTGTCGCGCTATGAAAATTTTATTCAAACCGATGCGTCGATCAACCCCGGGAACTCCGGTGGACCGCTGTTCAACTTGCGCGGCGAGGTCATTGGCATCAATACGGCCATTATCAATTTTGCTCAAGGGATCGGCTTTGCCATCCCCTCGAACATGGCCAAACAAGTGGTCAACCAACTCCTCACCAAAGGCCGAGTCGTTCGTGCCTGGTTGGGCGTCGGGATTCAACCGTTGACACCGGAGTTGGCCAAGAAGTTCGGCGTTGACGATGCCGCGGGCGTTCTGGTGAATGAAGTCTTCGAAGGCGATCCGGCGTCGGAATTCGGCATTCACCCGGGGGACGTCATCACGAAGGTAGATGGAAAGCCCGTCGATTCACCCAATCGCTTGTCGCGAATGGTCGCGACGATGGATCCGGGTACCTGGACGCAGGTGGAAGTCGTCCGGGACGGCAACCGCGTCGAGTTCAAGGTGGCATTATCGGAACGGCGCGATCAGGCAGTCGTCGCGTCTCTGCCAATGACCCATACGGACGGGAAGCTTGGCCTCGACGTGCAGGATCTGAATGCCGCCCTCGCCGAAAAGTTTAAACTGAAGGAGACGCGCGGCGTGCTGGTCTCGAAAGTCGATCCGGGCACACTCGCCTACGCCGAAGGACTGCGTGCCGGAGATTTGATCACCGAAGTCAATCGGGTCGACGTGCATTCGACAGGCGAGTTCTCCGCTGCGGTAGGAAAAACCCGACGCGGCGATTCGCTGCTGCTCCGCGTGATTCGCGAGAGTCGCGCCTTCTACGTCGTGCTGAAAACGGGCTAG
- the fusA1 gene encoding elongation factor G, translating into MSGPSGTPIRNVAVVSSVGAGKTSLVEAMLFAAGSIPVRGTVAQGSTASDYDAEEQHRHHSLNASVLQFDWKGTRMTVIDTPGDRSFQGDTLAALRAVDAVILVVSAGSGVRADLGRVWSTAKELGLPGLLFVTDLDKDGVSFERTLSSCREILEDVQILPLTVLGGRSSAGDSVVDLLNHVLVSSSPDLPKVQVSPVPATLTELVAEAKKPLIEAAAEVDDSLLEQYLADGELPTDEIRRGLVEAVHRGVLLLALSGSALANLGVASLLDAIVALLPSPAEAGGAGWQGTDPRDGVSLHRSADSTEPMSALVFKTTIDPFMGRMSFLRVCSGALTADTHLYNATRSTREKGGHLFSVLGKKFTPIASLAAGEIGAIAKLKETQTGDTLCDEHHPIIFTPLALPRPVLSVAIDPKSKTDIEKVSLGLHKIVEEDPTLGVTRDDETKELVLSGLGQLHLDVAVERLRRKYGAEVALHTPRVPYKETIRQGASAQGKYKKQTGGHGQYGDCWLQLAPLPHGQGFTFENKIVGGTIPRNFIPAVEKGVVEAMREGILAGFPVVDVQATVYDGSYHVVDSSEMAFKIAGSMAFKKAMEAAHPVLLEPLMQVEVSCPDDYVGAVIGDLNSRRGRITTVTARGHMESIQAVVPLAEMLKYAPTLNALTGGRGEYSMEFSSYEEVPRDLAAKVIEEARAGKAMTTSV; encoded by the coding sequence ATGAGCGGTCCATCCGGAACCCCAATCCGAAACGTTGCCGTGGTGTCCTCGGTGGGAGCGGGCAAGACCTCGCTCGTGGAAGCCATGCTCTTTGCCGCGGGATCCATTCCAGTCAGAGGAACGGTGGCACAGGGATCCACCGCATCCGATTACGATGCCGAGGAGCAGCATCGGCATCATTCATTGAATGCATCGGTGCTGCAATTCGACTGGAAGGGAACGCGCATGACCGTCATTGACACCCCCGGCGATCGCAGTTTCCAGGGAGACACGCTGGCCGCTCTTCGAGCCGTCGACGCGGTCATTCTTGTGGTCAGTGCGGGATCGGGAGTTCGCGCGGACCTGGGGCGCGTATGGTCGACTGCCAAGGAGCTTGGCCTTCCCGGCCTTCTGTTCGTGACCGACCTGGACAAAGACGGCGTGTCGTTCGAACGAACGCTCTCGTCCTGCCGCGAGATTCTGGAGGACGTACAAATTCTTCCGCTGACGGTATTGGGCGGACGGAGTTCCGCAGGCGACTCGGTTGTCGATCTCCTTAATCACGTCCTGGTGAGTTCGAGCCCGGATCTTCCAAAGGTCCAGGTGAGTCCGGTACCCGCTACCCTCACGGAACTCGTGGCCGAGGCCAAGAAACCGCTGATCGAAGCCGCCGCCGAAGTCGATGACTCGCTGCTGGAGCAGTATTTGGCGGACGGGGAATTGCCGACCGACGAGATACGGCGCGGTCTGGTCGAGGCCGTACACCGCGGGGTCTTGCTTCTCGCGCTAAGCGGATCGGCATTGGCGAATCTTGGAGTGGCATCCCTGCTGGATGCCATTGTCGCGCTCCTTCCGTCGCCGGCAGAGGCAGGAGGGGCGGGGTGGCAAGGGACCGACCCGCGGGATGGGGTCTCGCTGCACCGAAGCGCCGACTCAACCGAGCCCATGTCCGCGCTGGTCTTCAAGACCACGATCGATCCGTTCATGGGGCGCATGAGTTTTCTCCGGGTGTGTTCGGGCGCGCTCACCGCGGATACGCACCTCTATAACGCGACGCGATCCACACGCGAGAAAGGCGGGCATCTGTTCTCCGTCCTCGGCAAGAAATTCACGCCGATCGCATCGCTCGCTGCAGGTGAAATCGGTGCCATCGCCAAACTCAAAGAGACGCAAACCGGCGATACCCTATGCGATGAACATCATCCGATCATATTCACCCCGTTGGCGCTGCCGAGGCCGGTTCTCTCGGTGGCGATCGATCCCAAGTCCAAGACCGATATCGAAAAGGTCAGCCTCGGATTGCATAAGATCGTCGAAGAGGATCCGACACTGGGCGTGACGCGAGATGACGAAACGAAGGAGTTGGTCCTCAGCGGGTTGGGGCAATTGCATTTGGATGTGGCGGTTGAACGGCTCCGGCGTAAGTACGGAGCAGAGGTCGCCCTTCATACGCCACGGGTTCCTTACAAAGAAACCATTCGGCAGGGGGCCAGCGCTCAGGGGAAATACAAGAAGCAAACCGGCGGGCACGGCCAATACGGCGATTGCTGGCTTCAGCTTGCACCGCTTCCGCATGGGCAGGGGTTCACGTTCGAAAACAAGATCGTCGGAGGGACGATCCCGAGAAATTTCATTCCGGCGGTGGAGAAGGGCGTGGTGGAAGCCATGCGCGAGGGCATTCTCGCTGGCTTTCCCGTCGTGGACGTGCAGGCGACGGTGTACGACGGGTCGTATCACGTCGTGGACTCCTCCGAGATGGCCTTCAAAATCGCGGGTTCGATGGCATTCAAGAAGGCCATGGAGGCGGCGCATCCGGTGCTGTTGGAGCCGTTGATGCAGGTGGAGGTATCCTGTCCGGACGATTACGTCGGGGCGGTCATTGGAGATCTGAACTCGCGGCGAGGCCGCATCACCACCGTCACGGCCAGAGGGCATATGGAAAGCATTCAGGCCGTCGTGCCGCTCGCTGAAATGCTCAAGTACGCTCCGACGCTGAATGCGCTGACGGGAGGCCGGGGTGAGTACAGCATGGAATTTTCCTCCTACGAAGAGGTGCCGAGAGATCTGGCCGCGAAGGTGATTGAAGAAGCGCGCGCCGGGAAGGCCATGACCACATCGGTATAG
- a CDS encoding RNA methyltransferase, whose product MRVIAGHLKGRQLKAPDGAQVRPTADRVKEALFSIIGSRVVGARVLDLYAGTGSLGIEALSRGAIAVTFVEHHPQALLALRRNLRECGVQHQSDIRPCRVDTFFARPPAGPPYDVVFADPPYQELGTIEQWSRHLPEGLLAQEAVIVVEHARKDLPASSIGRLSIARTYAYGDTALSIYRASEVEPIA is encoded by the coding sequence ATGCGTGTCATTGCCGGGCATCTGAAGGGTCGGCAGCTCAAGGCTCCCGATGGGGCACAAGTCAGGCCGACCGCCGACCGGGTAAAGGAAGCTCTCTTCTCCATCATCGGTTCACGCGTGGTGGGAGCCCGTGTGTTGGACTTGTACGCGGGAACCGGGTCCTTGGGTATTGAAGCGCTCAGTCGTGGCGCGATCGCCGTGACATTCGTGGAACATCATCCTCAAGCTCTCCTCGCGCTTCGGCGCAACCTTCGCGAATGCGGTGTGCAGCATCAGAGCGATATCCGACCCTGTCGCGTGGATACGTTTTTCGCAAGACCGCCAGCCGGCCCCCCGTACGATGTCGTGTTCGCTGATCCGCCCTACCAGGAACTCGGCACCATCGAACAGTGGAGCCGACACTTGCCGGAAGGATTGCTGGCTCAAGAGGCCGTGATCGTCGTGGAGCACGCTCGCAAAGACCTTCCCGCATCCTCAATTGGTCGGCTATCCATTGCCCGCACCTACGCGTACGGCGATACCGCGCTGTCGATCTATCGAGCCTCCGAAGTGGAGCCGATCGCATGA
- the coaD gene encoding phosphopantetheine adenylyltransferase, with the protein MRIGLYPGTFDPITHGHTDIIRRSLRIFERVIVAVAPNPTKHPMFDLDERLEMVKVATKDIPHVEVTPFKGLLVSFVRRVGAHAVIRGLRALSDFEHEFQMALVNRKLAETIETVFLMPSEEYSYLSSTIIKEVASHGGDLTEFLHPEVARRLHDRIRSL; encoded by the coding sequence ATGAGGATCGGACTGTATCCCGGAACGTTCGATCCGATCACACACGGGCATACTGACATCATTCGGCGGAGTCTGCGCATCTTTGAACGCGTCATCGTGGCCGTAGCCCCTAATCCCACCAAGCATCCCATGTTCGACTTGGACGAGCGATTGGAGATGGTCAAAGTCGCCACGAAGGACATTCCCCATGTGGAGGTCACGCCATTCAAAGGACTCCTGGTGTCCTTCGTTCGACGGGTCGGCGCCCATGCGGTCATTCGCGGGCTTCGAGCGTTGTCTGACTTTGAGCATGAGTTTCAGATGGCGTTGGTGAATCGAAAGCTGGCGGAAACCATTGAAACGGTGTTTCTGATGCCGAGTGAAGAGTATTCGTATCTCTCATCCACGATTATCAAGGAAGTCGCGAGCCACGGGGGCGACCTCACGGAATTCCTGCACCCCGAAGTCGCCCGTCGGCTCCATGACCGGATCCGGAGTCTGTAG
- a CDS encoding aminotransferase, translating into MKLAARAGRVVPSPTLSITATAKAMKAQGIDVVDFASGEPDFDTPHVVKDAGMAAIQSGFTKYTSSSGIDELRDAIIEKLRVEQELRFERAQILVSCGAKHSLYNIFEALVEAGDEVVIPTPFWVSYQDQVLLNDGIPVLLPTDERKGFAIDRTALEGVMTPRTKAIVLNSPCNPTGATYDRSTLEAIAEVACRHDVLVISDEIYEKIIYDGVQHVGIATLSPEIAKRTVIVNGVSKTYAMTGWRIGYAAGPKDLLTAMANIQSQSTSNPTSISQRAAVAALKLDESIVGQMVKEFDRRRRAMVAKLNTMPGIECRMPTGAFYAFPNVSRLLGKQVGSQRIGTPADLARYLLTHANIAVVPGEPFGSEAHIRLSYATSLDAIARGLDRMDTALRQLH; encoded by the coding sequence ATGAAGCTGGCAGCCCGCGCGGGACGCGTCGTTCCCTCCCCGACCCTGAGTATCACGGCGACCGCCAAGGCCATGAAGGCACAGGGAATTGACGTCGTCGATTTCGCTTCCGGTGAACCGGACTTCGATACCCCGCACGTGGTCAAGGACGCCGGGATGGCCGCCATTCAAAGCGGATTCACGAAGTACACCTCGTCATCGGGCATCGACGAACTCCGGGATGCGATCATCGAAAAGCTGCGCGTCGAACAGGAGCTCCGATTCGAACGTGCTCAGATCCTCGTCTCCTGCGGCGCCAAGCACTCGCTCTATAATATCTTCGAGGCGCTGGTCGAAGCGGGGGACGAAGTGGTCATCCCGACCCCATTCTGGGTCTCCTATCAGGACCAAGTGCTCTTGAACGACGGGATACCGGTGTTGCTGCCGACGGACGAGCGCAAGGGATTTGCCATCGATCGGACAGCCTTGGAGGGAGTGATGACACCCCGAACGAAGGCCATCGTCCTGAACTCGCCGTGCAACCCGACCGGGGCTACCTATGATCGGTCGACGCTCGAAGCGATTGCCGAGGTGGCCTGCCGCCATGATGTCCTGGTCATCTCCGATGAGATTTACGAAAAGATCATTTATGACGGCGTGCAACATGTCGGCATCGCGACGTTGTCACCGGAAATTGCGAAAAGGACGGTGATCGTCAATGGGGTGTCCAAGACCTACGCGATGACCGGATGGCGGATTGGGTACGCGGCCGGCCCGAAGGACCTGCTAACGGCAATGGCCAATATTCAGAGCCAGAGCACGTCGAACCCCACGTCAATTTCGCAGAGGGCTGCCGTCGCGGCACTCAAACTCGACGAGTCGATCGTCGGGCAGATGGTGAAGGAGTTCGACCGTCGACGTCGAGCCATGGTAGCCAAGCTGAACACCATGCCTGGTATCGAGTGCCGAATGCCGACCGGAGCATTTTATGCGTTTCCTAACGTCAGCCGCCTGCTGGGCAAGCAGGTCGGCTCTCAACGAATTGGAACTCCGGCTGATCTCGCTCGATACCTCCTCACCCATGCCAACATCGCGGTCGTTCCCGGGGAACCCTTTGGGAGCGAAGCTCACATCCGGCTTTCGTACGCCACAAGCCTTGACGCAATTGCCCGGGGCCTCGATCGTATGGATACGGCGCTACGCCAGCTGCACTAG
- the purD gene encoding phosphoribosylamine--glycine ligase produces MKVLVVGSGGREHTIAWKLAQSPRVSQVYCAPGNGGIAAHATCVPLPADDVAGLQAFVQREGIDLTVVGPEAPLAAGIVDEFRKAKLKIFGPTRAAAQVEASKIFTKELLRATGVATARAASFDRLEAALEYLQANRAPIVIKADGLAQGKGVVVATTDAQAEEAVRDVLEKHVFGSAGARVLIEEFLDGEELTVMAFTDGKTVIPLIPAQDHKRVGDGDEGPNTGGMGAYAPAPLGNRDLLDRVTRTVLHPTVAALSRMGRPFQGVLYAGLMVVNGTPYVLEFNARMGDPETQAVLPLLKTDLLDIVEAVVEHRLDQIQVEWHPGAAVCVVMTAPGYPGTYPSGAPIRGLPLMGAAGAVTVFHAGTKQRDTELVTSGGRVLGVTAVGTSIADARERVYHAVRGIHFEGCHFRTDIALRALRLSLA; encoded by the coding sequence ATGAAAGTGCTGGTCGTTGGCAGTGGGGGGCGAGAGCATACTATCGCATGGAAGCTCGCTCAAAGCCCGCGCGTCTCCCAAGTCTATTGTGCCCCAGGTAACGGCGGAATTGCCGCGCACGCCACCTGTGTGCCTCTTCCGGCGGACGATGTCGCAGGATTACAGGCATTCGTCCAACGTGAGGGGATTGACCTGACGGTCGTGGGGCCTGAAGCGCCGTTGGCGGCCGGAATCGTCGATGAATTTCGAAAGGCGAAGTTGAAGATCTTTGGTCCGACGCGGGCCGCGGCCCAAGTCGAGGCGAGCAAGATTTTCACCAAAGAGCTGTTGCGGGCCACTGGCGTCGCGACCGCGCGGGCTGCGTCGTTCGATCGACTCGAGGCGGCGCTCGAGTACCTCCAGGCAAATCGGGCTCCTATCGTCATCAAAGCGGATGGACTGGCCCAGGGGAAAGGCGTGGTCGTGGCGACGACCGATGCGCAGGCCGAGGAGGCCGTGCGGGATGTGCTTGAGAAACACGTATTCGGCTCGGCAGGAGCGCGCGTGCTCATCGAGGAATTTCTCGACGGGGAAGAATTGACCGTGATGGCGTTCACCGACGGAAAGACCGTCATTCCTCTGATTCCGGCACAGGATCATAAGCGAGTGGGAGACGGGGACGAGGGCCCCAACACGGGTGGGATGGGAGCGTATGCCCCGGCGCCTCTGGGTAACCGTGATCTTCTGGATCGGGTTACCCGAACCGTGCTGCACCCAACCGTCGCTGCGCTCTCTCGGATGGGTCGCCCCTTCCAAGGTGTGCTGTATGCCGGATTGATGGTCGTGAACGGAACACCCTACGTGCTGGAGTTCAACGCTCGAATGGGAGATCCTGAAACTCAGGCGGTGCTTCCGTTGTTAAAAACCGATCTCCTGGACATCGTGGAGGCGGTCGTTGAACATCGGCTCGATCAGATTCAGGTCGAGTGGCACCCTGGAGCTGCTGTGTGCGTCGTGATGACCGCACCGGGATACCCGGGAACATATCCGAGCGGGGCGCCGATTCGTGGACTCCCGCTCATGGGTGCGGCGGGAGCTGTGACGGTGTTCCACGCTGGCACGAAGCAACGGGATACAGAACTCGTGACGAGCGGCGGGCGCGTGTTGGGCGTCACCGCCGTGGGGACTTCCATCGCCGACGCACGAGAGCGGGTCTATCATGCCGTGCGCGGGATCCACTTCGAGGGGTGCCACTTCCGCACCGATATCGCTCTGCGCGCGCTTCGCTTGTCCCTTGCCTAG
- the purH gene encoding bifunctional purine biosynthesis protein PurH: MAGIKRALVSVSDKTGVVDMAKGLAALGAEILSTGGTAKSLRDAGLKVTDVAAYTGSPEILDGRVKTLHPKIHGGLLGRRSVPAHVQQMSQHNIGPIDVVVVNLYPFEATISKPNCSFEDAIEHIDIGGPSMLRSAAKNHEDVLVVVDPKDYTRVLDAARDNTVTPILRRELAMKVFQHTARYDSLIAGYLEKQTQGADTKFPTILSMQFERVDILRYGENPHQQGAFYRDFDSKEPSVSRGRILHGKAMSYNNFLDANSALELVKEFDDTAVAIIKHNNPCGVALGATPVEAYVKARETDPVSAFGGVIAFNRPVDLAAAKEITSTFVEVVIAPGFAEDALAELRRKKDIRLLDVGPLTKAGPEGFDLKKLVGGLIVQDRDLGRLPDMRSLQVPTVRKPTDEEYAACAFTWIVCKHVKSNAIIYGRPGQIVGIGAGQMSRVDSVKLAGMKAQSSVKGCVMASDAFFPFRDGIDAAAQAGITCVIQPGGSIRDAEVVKAVDEHGMAMILTGMRHFRH, from the coding sequence ATGGCCGGCATCAAGCGGGCACTTGTCAGTGTGTCGGACAAAACGGGCGTGGTGGACATGGCCAAGGGACTGGCGGCGCTTGGCGCGGAGATTCTGTCCACCGGCGGAACGGCCAAATCACTGCGCGATGCGGGTCTGAAGGTCACAGATGTTGCGGCGTACACCGGCTCGCCTGAAATTCTCGACGGTCGTGTGAAGACGTTGCATCCGAAAATTCATGGCGGCTTGCTCGGCCGCCGGAGCGTTCCCGCACACGTTCAGCAGATGTCGCAGCACAACATCGGACCGATTGACGTGGTGGTGGTGAATCTGTATCCCTTCGAGGCCACCATCTCAAAGCCGAACTGCTCCTTTGAAGATGCCATCGAACATATCGACATCGGCGGCCCGTCCATGCTGCGGTCCGCAGCCAAGAATCATGAGGACGTGCTCGTGGTGGTTGATCCCAAGGACTACACCCGCGTACTGGATGCCGCCAGGGACAACACCGTCACGCCCATACTCCGTCGTGAATTGGCGATGAAGGTCTTTCAGCACACGGCTCGCTACGATAGCCTGATCGCAGGGTATCTGGAAAAGCAGACGCAGGGGGCCGACACAAAATTTCCGACGATCCTCTCCATGCAGTTCGAGCGAGTGGACATTCTTCGCTATGGAGAAAATCCGCACCAGCAGGGCGCGTTTTACCGGGACTTTGACTCCAAGGAACCGTCGGTGTCCCGCGGGCGCATCCTGCATGGGAAGGCCATGTCGTATAACAATTTTCTGGACGCCAATTCGGCCTTGGAGTTGGTCAAGGAGTTCGACGACACGGCGGTTGCCATCATCAAACATAACAACCCCTGCGGGGTGGCCTTGGGCGCGACTCCGGTCGAGGCCTATGTCAAGGCGCGCGAGACGGATCCCGTTTCGGCTTTCGGCGGCGTCATCGCCTTCAATCGTCCCGTGGACCTGGCTGCGGCCAAGGAAATCACCTCGACGTTCGTCGAGGTGGTGATCGCGCCGGGGTTCGCCGAGGATGCGTTGGCTGAGCTGCGACGGAAAAAAGACATTCGATTGCTTGACGTCGGGCCCTTGACGAAGGCGGGACCCGAGGGCTTCGACCTCAAGAAACTGGTCGGCGGACTCATCGTCCAGGATCGTGACCTCGGGCGTTTGCCAGACATGAGATCCCTCCAGGTGCCGACGGTGCGCAAGCCGACCGACGAGGAGTATGCCGCCTGCGCCTTTACCTGGATCGTCTGCAAGCACGTGAAGTCGAACGCGATCATCTATGGACGGCCGGGGCAAATCGTCGGGATTGGGGCGGGGCAAATGAGCCGCGTCGATTCGGTGAAGCTCGCCGGGATGAAGGCGCAGTCATCGGTAAAAGGCTGCGTGATGGCCTCGGATGCGTTTTTCCCTTTCCGAGATGGTATTGATGCCGCAGCGCAGGCCGGGATCACGTGTGTCATTCAGCCTGGCGGTTCTATTCGTGACGCGGAAGTGGTCAAAGCCGTGGATGAGCATGGAATGGCGATGATACTGACGGGCATGCGCCATTTCCGCCATTAG